CCAGGTACCAAATGAATGCTCCCATCAAGGCGGCCGCGAGTGGAATCACCAGCCAGCCAGCCACGTCATGCACGAGGGCGTGCCCCTTGGGCGTCGAGACGAGGCCGAATCCGATGCCCACCATCGTGACACGCACGGCGTTCGCAACGATTGCGATCGGTAGAGCGCTCAGGAAGATCAAGACCTTGGTCCACCACGGACGCCGCACGATCACGGCATAAGCGAAGGCCAGGGCGACGATCGATACGAAAATCCGCAATCCACTGCAGGCACGCGCCACTTCGAATTCGGTATCGTCAATCGTGATGACATTGCCCGCGGCGAGCGCCGGCAGCCCTAGTGATTGCAAGGTCCAGCAACTGACCTCTGTCGCGACGCGCTGTAAAGGCTGGCGAAACGCTGACTCAACTCCATAAGGCAACGGGACCATAAACAACAGAAACAGTATCGATGGGAGGCACCACATACAGAATCGTCGACCGCCAAGCAACAATGCCGCGCCTGCCAACCACACGGTCATCGACCATCCGT
Above is a genomic segment from Pirellulales bacterium containing:
- a CDS encoding exosortase/archaeosortase family protein; its protein translation is MTCVALLGVTFVWTYWPTLLRLANAWNVEPDYSHGYFVIPLALFFLWVRRDRMPEITGVCWSGLLLVALGLGLHLYGSLYYLEPMNGWSMTVWLAGAALLLGGRRFCMWCLPSILFLLFMVPLPYGVESAFRQPLQRVATEVSCWTLQSLGLPALAAGNVITIDDTEFEVARACSGLRIFVSIVALAFAYAVIVRRPWWTKVLIFLSALPIAIVANAVRVTMVGIGFGLVSTPKGHALVHDVAGWLVIPLAAALMGAFIWYLGRLIVQVRPLTSREMLRR